In Gossypium hirsutum isolate 1008001.06 chromosome D06, Gossypium_hirsutum_v2.1, whole genome shotgun sequence, one genomic interval encodes:
- the LOC121218634 gene encoding uncharacterized protein: protein MALLLARSRRRSLANPSLFHLYSTSSNDPNNDDATTNGNHTANNPPSVSSYFGDVKTDQHQQRPRNPTNPSTPNSKPMSVSASLLEIRKNLSEFRRRSAVPSSAEPIPTPSQSQPHISFQELFKRNALAKQGESNESPDGFGTSGKRAMETLRNSLRHMKQNSEANNNVEGRSGPLISLSAFKNDLKLKPSADRVVSPVIGGTSTELPASIFEREMKGKAKGGETAMRTEFVRMYGYEELGQRLKELRPPDKEGGFSLQELNERLIKLRAIEEKETDVRISGVNFTDLRDGLYTLKRFDEEKQKNKLAQKVDILDLFGRTPEFMLHPPKEQLVEKYFHPDNMSSAEKMKIELAKVRDEFKMSESDCGSASVQVAQLTTKIKHLSSVLHKKDKHSRKGLLAMVQKRKKLLKYLRRTDWDSYCLVLLKLGLRDTADSKNY from the exons ATGGCACTCCTTCTCGCCAGATCCAGACGCAGATCCCTCGCCAACCCTTCACTCTTCCACCTTTACTCCACTTCTTCAAATGACCCAAACAACGATGACGCCACCACGAACGGCAACCACACCGCCAATAATCCCCCTTCAGTCTCTTCTTACTTCGGCGATGTCAAAACTGACCAACACCAACAAAGACCCAGAAACCCCACAAATCCTTCGACTCCCAATTCCAAACCTATGTCAGTAAGCGCTTCCTTACTGGAAATCCGTAAGAATCTCTCCGAGTTCCGCCGACGTTCCGCGGTGCCGTCTTCTGCTGAGCCCATTCCTACACCATCACAATCACAACCACATATTTCGTTCCAAGAATTATTCAAACGAAACGCCTTAGCTAAACAAGGGGAGTCCAACGAAAGTCCTGATGGTTTTGGTACTAGTGGGAAACGGGCGATGGAAACTTTAAGGAACAGTCTGCGGCACATGAAACAGAATTCTGAGGCGAATAACAACGTGGAGGGAAGATCAGGTCCATTAATCTCTTTATCGGCATTTAAGAATGATTTAAAGTTGAAGCCTTCAGCTGACAGAGTGGTCTCCCCGGTGATTGGTGGGACTTCGACTGAACTACCGGCCTCGATTTTCGAGAGGGAGATGAAAGGTAAGGCTAAAGGAGGAGAGACTGCAATGAGGACAGAGTTTGTTAGGATGTACGGTTATGAAGAGTTAGGGCAGAGGTTGAAGGAATTACGGCCGCCGGATAAGGAGGGTGGGTTTTCATTGCAGGAGTTGAATGAAAGGTTGATAAAGTTAAGGGCAATCGAAGAGAAGGAAACCGATGTGCGGATCAGTGGGGTTAACTTCACGGATTTAAGGGATGGCTTGTACACTTTGAAGAGGTTTGACGaagaaaaacagaaaaataaattaG cccagaaagttgatATATTGGACCTCTTTGGTAGAACTCCAGAGTTTATGTTGCACCCTCCAAAGGAACAGTTAGTTGAAAAG TATTTCCATCCAGATAACATGTCTTCTGCTGAAAAAATGAAAATCGAGCTTGCAAAAGTTAGAGATGAGTTTAAGATGTCAGAATCAGATTGTGGATCTGCAAGTGTTCAAG TGGCACAACTCACTACCAAGATCAAACATCTATCATCAGTTCTGCATAAAAAG GATAAGCATTCTCGAAAAGGTCTTCTAGCAATGGTGCAGAAGAGGAAGAAGTTGTTGAAGTATCTCCGAAGAACCGACTGGGATTCATACTGTTTGGTTCTGTTGAAGCTTGGTCTCAGGGATACTGCAGATTCGAAGAACTACTAG
- the LOC121218635 gene encoding uncharacterized protein, translated as MSEEEWVKEALTDSMLAAKVLLSLYQASSPPPRSDSASSQPLQVEWSVRQRRSKQSLKKKSEPARASPTTPLSWSGGISVSGGGSADGSEESSRPPLKPVDNARSKVAATSEISPPKRSRRKKTLAELKEEISSHLKENRSLKNELEIVKLKFENIKTKNETLSRKLQFEKERTKNESSKRMKLDSHRATETSTACIEPKINATSEPPQQREVASQTSAACNENKRHPPNECSEGQDMTKASCDDASFALPDLNLPIEDDSGF; from the exons ATGAGCGAAGAAGAGTGGGTCAAAGAAGCTTTGACCGATTCCATGTTGGCGGCAAAGGTGTTACTCAGCCTCTACCAAGCGTCGTCTCCGCCGCCACGGTCAGACAGTGCTTCCTCCCAGCCTTTGCAAGTCGAGTGGAGTGTCCGTCAACGTCGGTCTAAGCAATCTCTTAAGAAGAAAAGCGAACCGGCACGAGCCAGTCCCACCACGCCGCTTTCTTGGAGTGGTGGCATTTCTGTTAGTGGAGGCGGTAGTGCTGACGGATCCGAGGAGTCTAGCCGTCCTCCTTTGAAGCCGGTTGATAACGCTAGATCTAAG GTTGCGGCCACAAGCGAGATATCTCCTCCCAAGCGGTCTAGAAGAAAAAAG ACATTAGCTGAGCTTAAAGAGGAGATAAGTTCACACTTGAAGGAAAATAGAAGTTTGAAGAAT GAATTGGAAATTGTGAAGCTTAAGTTCGAGAATATTAAAACCAAAAATGAAACTTTAAGCAGAAAGCTCCAATTCGAGAAAGAAAGAACCAAGAATGAAAGCTCTAAGAGAATGAAG CTTGATTCACATCGGGCAACAGAAACATCAACTGCTTGTATTGAACCAAAGATTAATGCAACCTCAGAGCCACCCCAGCAAAGAGAAGTAGCCAGTCAGACAAGTGCAGCGTGCAACGAAAACAAACGGCATCCACCTAACGAATGTTCCGAAGGACAGGACATGACGAAGGCAAGTTGCGATGACGCTTCATTTGCACTGCCGGATCTCAATCTTCCGATCGAGGACGATTCAGGTTTTTGA